A genomic stretch from Leptodactylus fuscus isolate aLepFus1 chromosome 10, aLepFus1.hap2, whole genome shotgun sequence includes:
- the LOC142219154 gene encoding C-type lectin domain family 2 member B-like, whose amino-acid sequence MRRLKKPKARTQYLHVVLVIAAVVLKVVEVSAIIFVVQQMPCNTTTEDPGEEFHDELNIPKKYERAYYAMTDLCAARGNVCDLCPLNWDAHNGKCYYFSEERNNWFLGEKDCLLRKAELISIENMEEQDFILSHLSLKNGHFWIGLTMNESEWNWKTGGTFQGNISVTSGEQQCATYGKDLSAENCFNPNKWICKKNMSRYIL is encoded by the exons ATGAGAAGACTTAAGAAACCAAAAG CCCGGACACAATACCTCCATGTGGTTTTGGTGATAGCAGCTGTTGTTCTCAAAGTGGTAGAAGTATCTGCAATAATATTTGTAG TCCAACAAATGCCATGTAACACGACTACTGAGGATCCAGGTGAAGAGTTCCATGATGAATTAAacattcccaaaaaatatgaACGTGCATATTATGCAATGACGGACCTGTGTGCTGCAAGAG GCAATGTGTGTGATCTGTGTCCATTGAATTGGGACGCACACAATGGCAAATGCTACTACTTTTCAGAAGAAAGAAATAACTGGTTCCTGGGTGAAAAGGACTGTCTGCTAAGAAAAGCAGAACTTATTTCCATTGAGAATATGGAAGAACAG GATTTCATTTTAAGTCATCTTTCTTTGAAGAACGGGCATTTTTGGATTGGACTTACAATGAATGAATCAGAATGGAACTGGAAAACGGGAGGGACATTTCAAGGAAACAT TTCTGTCACCTCAGGCGAGCAACAGTGCGCCACCTACGGAAAAGACTTGTCAGCAGAAAATTGCTTTAACCCAAACAAatggatatgtaaaaaaaatatgtccCGATACATTTTATAA